DNA from Brassica napus cultivar Da-Ae chromosome C4, Da-Ae, whole genome shotgun sequence:
GACGTGAAACATTGGACTTTTAGGATTCGACGTCCTTCTTCCTCCGGTCCAAACCATCCGGTGAACGTCGGTAGAGCTACCAAATCGGAAAGCTTAACCCCACGAGCTTCGACTGAGCGGTTGAACTCGATGCTCTTCAAAGCAACCTGCATTTTGtgttgacaaagaaaaaaagtaaattattgCTCATTTTTGTGTATGGGCATAATATCATGATCTCATAAaacacaataaaaaatatagtttaattaagTCTTGTATaccttattttatttaaaaatatttatctaatttcaaacagttttatacatttataacaacagtaactttgaaaataaaataagtaattcaAGAAAACTGAATTTAACGGCAGTATACTTTGTAAATATCCTAAGaactaaaaagatatataaaaacgaaatattcaaaaatgataaaaaaaatggatcTAAATAGTATGTCAGATTAAAATATCCTAAAAGTCAAAGCTTTCTAAAGAGAGATACAGAAAAATATCAAACCGGTTAAGAGTGGAATCTCTCGGTTTGGGTCTTCAGTTTTCGTGTTTATTAGTAGTATTGGGTAACGAAAGTGTGGAAAAATAATAACTTCAGATTTAAACccaaaaaagacaaaacaaaagctATATATTTAAGGGCGAACAACCACTAGAAACGTGTTTTACTGAATATAAAACTAGGTTAGAAGAGCTGCGCCGCCTTCTCCTCAGATACAAACGGGAGAGCTCCGGTGACCTAGGAGAGAGGGAGACTAACCGACACTCCTCTTGGCCTCAGGTCATTCCTGCCCCTTGCAGTGTTTTTGGGTTTTTCAACCTTTGTTTAACCTAAAGTGATTACCGTGGCCGACAAGTCATATAGATCTTGATCACGGTCTACTATTCTCCTATTCTAGGGCGGTGGTTACTACCTGTGTAGACTTAAACAAGATATATCGAGAGAGGAATGAGCGATCGAGGGCCGAGAGCTCTCGACATACTAGCAAGCGTGGGCAACAAAACAACGAAGAGATTATCAAGGTGCCAGCATTTGATTACACAGATCTCATTGAGAAGTTTAAACTATCTCCAGTTGGAAGGATGTTCCATCAGGATGGAAGGAGTGTGGATGCCCTGCTCAACCACATGCTGAGACGCAGGATATGGGACGTTGAAGGAAGAGTTCGAGGCATCAATCTAGGAAATAACAAGTTCCAGTTCGATTTTGAGAAGGAAGAAGATCTATAGAAGGTGCTAATGCGTCGTCCATGTCACTTCAATAAATGGAGTTTCTCGCTGGAGAGATGGACACCAACAATAAACGATGATTACCCCAACTCAATGCTTATATGGGTTACGGTAACTGGAATACCTTCACACTATAAGAAAGATGAGTCTTTTAGGAGTATTGGGGAGGCACTAGGAGAAGTCGATAAGGTAGATGTTGACAATGGCAGAGTTAGAGTTAAAATCAACATGGATGAGCCACTTCAATTTGAGAGACGGGCTGGATACGCTAATGGAGATGTTATAAGAGTAAGTCTCCAGTATGAGGAGCTTCACAGGTATTGCTTTACCTGTAAACGAGTCTCACATGAGGAAGGTACTTGCCCCAACCTAACTCCAACGCAGAGAGAGGATAAGAGAATTAACAGATTGAAACAGAAGGAGATGGAAGAACTAGCAGCAAAGGAGGCTTTCTCTCTCTCAACGAGGGGACTGGATAAACCAGCAAGTCGTGAGGCGCATATGAGATTTGAACCATACTCCAGAACTCACCAAGACGCTGGCCAGGACAGAACATCAAGGGATATGACCGCCCGTAGGAGCTTTGGAGTTAATGCAGAACCGGCTCAAAGATCAGACCATGGAGATCTGCGCAACAGAATCTCTCTCAAGAGAGATACACGAGCTAAAGAAGTCTGGACTCGACTGGACCAACAGCAGGAGGAAGGAATAGTTCCCCGAGATCGGGAGAGATATCACCCATATCAACGGTCAACGAGAGAGAACCTGAGAGGGATAAGGGGTGGATCGGAAAGCTTTAATAACAGGGGTCGTGGAGACTCATATTCATCCTCCAGCTGGAGAGTAAAAGAAATAAGTCATGGGAACAAAGATAGGAACAGAGATCAAACTCGAGAACGCGTACAaccaaaggaaagaaagaggCAGGAGTTCTCTCCGCGAACTAATCGATCATACCGAAGTTCACCAGACTCGCAGTGGACGATTTCTGAATATCCTAGAGAACGAAGAGGAGATACTCCAACAAGGCGACATGATCATTATCGGAGACAAGAGACAAGAATGGAGTGGAGACCAATTCGATCAGTGGAAAGAGAAGAACCAGGACATAAAGAAATTCCTAAGACTAGGCGAGACACAGAAGACGAGGAGAGAATCCGTAACCTCAAAGGAAAAGCTATAGCAACAGAGGAGACTGTAAAGGATGCTTACATAGATTCTAACCGAAGCTCTAATGGAGTTCTCACGATAAGAGAACCAACTGGTATAAATATCCCTGGGGATCATGCGAACCGGGAAACAAATGAGAATTCTCCTAAGCAATTTCCAGAAGGTGTTTTACCACTGCGGGCTCATAACGATGAAGGTGCAGGCATGGAGATATGTAAGACAAGGAAAAGTGGGGATCCTGGATCAGAGAAGGAGACAATACCGGAAGGAGATGACCTTCTAACGGAAGAAGAGATAAACGAAATGGCTGACAAATATGCTGGTATTGATTTTGATATGGATGAAAGTATGATCGACGAAGACGACCTCCTAGAAGAGATGGAAAATGATGTAGTGGTACCTGAGACGCAAGAGATCACCAAGACCTTAGAACTACAAAATAAGGCAGCAGAGGTCGGAAAGGACAAAGAGACTCCCAAACTGGCGTCAGGACAACCTCATGAAGAAGCTGACAGAAGTCAAAGGAAAAAATCTCTGAAAGAGAACCAAAAAGCCCCCAGAGGAAGATCACTTGTACCTCACGGAAAGCGACGGGGAACACGAAGCCCAGATGCAAAAGGAGTTGCTGCATCAAAAAAGCTAGCGATCAGAGGAAGAGCTTCCCCAAAAGGCAAGATGGTGAAGCATAATCGTGGGAACTCTTCAAGAGTGTCTGGCTCTTCTGCTATCCCTCGTAATGAGGTGTATCCGTCTTCTTTGAAAGGCCGGAAATTGTTTACTGCATCAGGTTCGGTGGGGTCCCAGAAACCACCCAATACTCAGATATGAGTGCAATCGCTTGGAATTGTCAAGGGGCGGGAGCCTACTTGACAAAACAACACCTTAGGGAGTTGTATCGCTGTTTTCATcctagttttctttttctttcagaaacaaaaaataattttactttttggcAAGACTTTCAAGTTGAATTTGGTTATGATCATTTGTTCACCATCGACCCGGTTGGTCGTAGTGGTGGACTGGCTTTATTGTATATGGATGCTTCTGATGTTGATATTAAGTTTGCTAATAATCGTATGATAGATATTGAAGCAAAAGTGGAAGGACACAAGGTGTTTATCACCTTTGTGTATGGAGATCCGGTGGTTGAATACTGTGGTGATGTTTGGGAGCGACTCTTGAGACTGAATGCAAACAGAGACGGATCTTGGCTACTCTTGGGCGACTTCAATGAGATAATAAGCAataaagagaagagaggaggacGAAGGCGTGCTGACTCGTCCTTTCTACCTTTCAGGAATATGCTATCAAGCTGTGGAATGATTGACTTTCCCTTCGTAGGAAACTCTTTATCTTGGGCAGGAAGAACAAGAGCAGGAAGAGTACAATGTCATCTTGATAGAGCAGTCGGAAATGAAGATTGGTTTCATAATTTTTCCCACACTTATGTGGAGTATTTACTTCGGTGGGGTTCTGATCATAGACCCATACTAGTACGCTTTCTCTCCAAAGAAAAACAGAACAGAAGAAGTTTCAAATTTGACAAGCGATGGATGAGTAAAGAAGGATTTAGAGAAGTGGTTAAGGCCGATTGGGAGTCGTCGGTATCTGATAGCCACTCGAGCTTGTATGAGAAGATTAGTAGAACGAGGAGGGCCATATCTAAATGGAAGCGACAGAACCCATCAAACAATGAGATCCTCATCGCAGAGCTGAAGGAGAAAATAGATAAGGCGCAGGCGGATGACTCAGTATCCAGCGAGGAGGAACTGGAGCTCAAGTGGAAATTGTGTGCTGCGTATAGGGAGGAGGAGATTTATTGGAAACAGAAGAGTTGTATGCTCTGGCTAAGGGAAGGAGATCGAAACACGAGATATTTTCATGGCAAGACCAAGCAAAGAAGAGCCAGGAACCGAATAACTAGAATAAAAAAATCGATGAACCATTGGGTGGAGACGGAGGAGGGTATTGAGGAGGTGGCTACGATGTACTTTCAACAACTCTTCACTTCGTCGAACCCATCAACTATTGATGACACAATCCAGTATATTGCCGCGCAGGTTAACGATGAGATGAATCAGAGATTACTAATAAACCCTCAAGATAAGGAGATTAGGGAGGCGACCTTTGCAATAAATCCAGAGAAAGCACCCGGGCCAGACGGTATGACAAGCCTCTTCTATCAACGTTTTTGGGCAACGGTAGGCAAAGATGTATGCGCCATGGTTCGTGAATTTTTCATTACGGGCGACTTTGATGAAAGACTGAACCAGACCAACATATGTCTAATTCCTAAGACGGAGAGACCAACCTCGATGTCAGAATTTCGACCCATTAGTCTCTGCAATGTTGGGTACAAAATCATCTCGAAGATTCTATCCTCCAGACTGAAAAGTATTCTACCCAATATCATCTCTGAGACGCAATCCGCCTTTGTGGCGGGGAGACTGATAACAGATAACATCTTCGTAGCTCAGGAGATGTTCCACGCTCTCAGGACAAACCAAAGCTGTAAAGATAAATTCGTGGCGATTAAAACTGACATGAGCAAAGCCTACGACCGGGTGGAATGGAGCTTCATGGAAGCTTTGCTATTAAAGTTTGGTTTCGATGCATAATGGGTGCACTTGGTCATGAAGTGTGTATCTTCTGTCTCTTATCAGGTTTTGATTAATGGCGAAGCAAAGGGACATATAAAACCGTCTCGAGGCCTTCGTCAAGGAGACCCTCTATCGCCATTCCTGTTTATCCTCTGCACTGAGGTCCTGATCTCTCATATTAAACGAGCGGAGGAGACGAAGAAGATATCCGGGATTAAAATAGCACGAGGAAGTCCATCGATTTCCCACCTTCTGTTCGCTGATGACAGTCTTTTCTTCGTCATTGACGTCTATGGAACAGCCTCAGGACAACATGAGCAATCTCAATGCGAAGAACTGGTTCGAATCATTGACGTCTATGGAACAGCCTCAGGACAACAACTGAATAAAGAAAAATCTTCAGTTTTGTTCGGTTCTAAGGTCATAGCGTCCACAAAATCTGACCTGAAAAGGTCTCTTGGTATCACTAAAGAAGGTGGGATGGGTATGTACTTGGGAATGCCAGAAAAAATATGTGGACCAAAAAAGCAAGTCTTCTCTTTTGTTCAAGATCGTATGAATGGAAAAATCAACTCGTGGTCGGGTAAACTCTTATCTAGAGGGGGCAAGGAGGTTCAGATAAAATATGTGGCACAAGCGGTTCCTACATATGTTATGTCTTGCTACCTCCTCCCCATTGATACCTGTAATAAACTTTCCGCCGCAGTGGCGCGTTTTTGGTGGGGTACACGAAATAATAATAGAGGCTTACATTGGGTAGCCTGGGATAAAATTTGTGTACCTCTTGAAGAAGGAGGTTTAGGATTCCGGAACTTCCGAGATTTCAACTTAGCCCTCTTGGCTAAACAGGTCTGGCGCCTTCTCACCAAGCCGAATACCCTGTTGGCTCGGGTTTTAAAAGGAAGGTATTATAGACATACGAACCCTCTCTTAACAGGTAAGGCCAATAATCCATCTCTTGGCTGGAGGAGTTTAATGGCGGCAAAGCATGTGTTAAAGGATGGGCTGCAAAGAACCATTGGAACAGGGGCAGAAACAAAGGTCTGGGAAGACCTATGGATCCCTGATACACCTGCCCGAGCAGCTCTCCCACGCATAGCGAACATCGACCTGGGGTTGAAGGTCCATCATCTGATCGACTTCGAGAGCAAAATGTGGAATGCCGACATGGTTCATGAGTTTATTGCTGCGACAGATGTCCCCCGAGTTCTATCGCTTAAAATAAGTAAGACAGGACGAAGAGACAGCTACTCTTGGAGCTTCACTAGCTATGGAAACTATACAGTTAGATCGGGTTATACTACGGTCGTGAATCAAAGAAGGCAGAAAGAAAACGAAGGAATAGTGGAACCAAGCACAACTGCTCTTAAGAAGGCGATTTGGAAACTGAAGTGTCCATGCAAGATTAAACACTTCGTCTGGAACATGATGTCAGGTTTCGTGGCGTCGGCAAGCAAGTTGAAAGAAAGGCACTGCGAGATAGATGCGACGTGCCAGCGGTGTGGGGCTGAACAAGAAACTATCAATCATATCATTTTTGAATGCCCACCAGCTGTGCAGTGCTGGGCATTGTCGACATTCTTCAGTATACACAAACCTTGATACCCTGTTAGGATATATAGCAAATGCATCTCTACTAGCCGGAAATGTGCTGATGTTTCCTTGGTTAATCTGGCACATCTGGAAAGCCCCTAACGAAAAATGCTTCAATGGAAAGGATGTGTCGCCGATGGATACGATCCAGCTCGCAAGCAGCGAAGCGGAAACGTGGCGCATAGCACAAGTGGTAGAGGAAGTTGCTGATGCGGTACAAGACCAAGGAACTTCACTACAACAGGAAGAGAGACAAGTACCAGACTGTAAATGGAGATGTCAAGTTGATGCATCCTGGCAGGACAAGAATGAAGAAGCCGGCTGGGGGTTCATCCTTTTTGAAGAGCAGCAAGTTAAGCTCGTGGGAATAAGGAAAGTAAATTGTGCCTCCTCGCCATTGCATGCTGAAGCTGAGAGCCTCGCCTGGGCAATGAAAGAGACGAGACAGAGTGGTGTTAATGAGGTCTGCTTCGAATCAGACTGCCAACAACTGACTCGCCTTACTCAAAACCCGCAGGAATGGCCAGCCATAGGACCTGAACTGGATGAGATCGATTTTCTGAGCTCTTAATTCTCTTCTTGCTCTATCCGCTTTATAAGACGTACTGAAAATGTCCGTGCGGACTGCCTTGCAAAGGCAGGACGATCACGAGCTCATGATTTCTGTTACTTGGATACCAAGATTCCTCCATGGCTTGCTCATGAAGCTTGTCTGTTTGAACCTCTAGTTACTTAATAAAGTTTTACTtttgatgccaaaaaaaaaaaaaaaagctatataTTCATTTGAAACTAGAAATGTAACTGGCTACCTGAGCCAAGCCGTTTTAATTAGAGTATTCCTATCTGAAACCACAAACCGGAATGTACCAAAAAAACTTGAATGGAAATCTAGTAAACCGTATTGGTCAGAAATTGAACCGAAAATTAACCGGTAAGCTAAACCGGTTTACTGGTGATAAAGTAAGTCCAAACACCAAATCAGTAACATGTCGTTTACCAATAAAACTATTCTGCGATACCTGAGAAGCCACGATGAGGTCGTCCATGGTGAGAATCGGATACCCAGAAGTCGGGTTGACCACATCGGAAACGACCCGACCCGAATCAAGATCCACAATAATCACGTGGGACTGACCACTCGACAACGCGAGGACCTCGGCTCTTCGCGACGGTAGCCGATTTCCTTTCTTCCACTTGACGACACGTTTCTTATCCGGCTCGTCAAGAGCCATGGAGTGAATCGTGGCCGACCCGGAACCAAAACCCTGTTCATGATCCAAGAGGATGGCTCGGACTCTCTCGATTTCTTGCACCGTTAGTGGGTCAAGTGGGTGATGAGGCTTTGCGGAAGAGTGGTCAACGCGGAGTTTAGGATCCGGTCCGAGAGTTTTCCGGACCCCGGTACCGGATAAGTAGCCTGAGTGGAGTCCAGGGATCCAAGAGTAAGTTGCCAAGAGGAGGAGAAAGCCGAAGAACAAGGCAGAGAGACGAGCTAAAGATGGTTCCGCCATACTTGACTTTTAAGTTCTGAGTGTACAGTTTACTTATAAAAGCTGAGGGGTACAAGAGCATGAAActctttcttaatttttaactaaaaaaactaagaaccggttcttaaataaggactATAATAaccggttcttaatttttttaattaaaagttaagaaacagtttcttaatttTCACTAAGAACATCACTCTAAGAACAACTCCTTCCATTAGAACCCCAGTTCTAATGATTAAATTAGTTGGATAAAATGTGATTTGATAAGTTTAGAACATTGGttagtaaaattaaatttttcttcCTCCAATGGGAGAACCCCCAtaggggttcttaaaaaaaaagtttttaatgttttttaattagaattatttaaaataaaagcatacataaaatgtttaataaaaattacataaaacacattaaaaatacaaatacaaatcgtAAATGAGAAAAAACCGATTAGTCGAAATCTTGATTTGTTCCAAATTTTTGCCATATATgctcaaccaaatcagctttcaatTGTTGATGTATGGTTCTATCACGAACTCGATTCCGAATGCTCATCATATTGCCGAGATTTGAACgcatatctgtagaatacgtgaaATCCACCTCTGAACTGCGGCTTGATTCCGGTTGTGCGAAAACTGATACATCAAACTGAGAGTacccatctcgttcgtcttctacgaTCATATTATGTAGAATGATATGTGCTCTCATTATCtttccaatttttattttatcccaCAAAAGAGCTGGATTTTTGACAAtagcaaatcgagcttgcaagaccCCAAAAACACGCTCGACAACTTTACGTACAACTTCTTGATGTGTAGCGAATAAGGATGCTTTCGGACCTTGTGGAAGTGGAATAGATTGGACAAAAGTAgcccattttggataaataccatctgtgagatagtaagccaaatggtaCTCGTGTCCGTTGACATTGTACTTAACTTTtggagctcgaccttgtaatatatcatcaaaaaccggtgatcgatcaagaatattgATATCGTTTaatgtacctggaggtccaaaaaacgcatgccatatccagagatcttgtgaagctacaGCCTCTAAAACAATGGTTGGCTTTCCTGATCCACGGGTATATTGACCTTTCCATGCGGtcggacaattcttccactcccaatgcatacaatcaatgcttcctatcatcccgggaaatctgcgtatctctccaatatcgagtagtcgttgaaTATCTTCTGGCGTGggtcttcttagatactcatctccaaatatatttatgattCCTTGAACAAAATGTTCTAAGCATAAAAGCGCGGTGGTCTCACCAAGTCGGAGGTATTCGTCTACCGCATCAGCTGGACAACCATATGCCATCATACGAATTGCTGTCGTTGCCTTTTGTAACGGAGAATGACCGAACCTTCCAGTAGCATATCTTCTTTGTTGAAAGTATGGGATTTCAgcggagagtcgatcaacaatacgcatgaacaagggcttgttcattcgaaaacggCGTCGAAACATGTGAGAAGGATATGTTGCATCTTCACTAAAATAATCGTTCCATAACTGTGTGTGTCCTTGTTCTCGTGATCTTTCAATGTAGGCTCGTTTCTTTTTTGACCTTGATGCTTCTTGACGCTCACCATGATGAATGAGAAGATTTTCAAATTGTTGGtcaaaaatttaatcaaatctTTCATCCATTTCTTCGAAATTATTAGAAGAAAAAGATGCCATATTAAAAAGATTTGTGAAGAATATATTCTCTCTCTTtcgtgttgttgttgttaagaAAGAAATGTGAATATAAAGGATGCAAAAATAAGAAGTGAGATAGTTGTTGTTTGAACtcgggagagagagaggatgcAAAAATAAGAAGTGAGATTGTTGTGTCTTCTTTATGTCATGAGATACAAGTATCACAACCAACTATGTCTATTATTTTTATCTCGACATACAAGTCACGAGATacataacaacaacaactatTTTTATCTCGGCATACAAGTCACGAGATacataacaacaacaactatGTCTTGGCTTCTTGTGTCTTGGCTTCTTGTGTTACAAGTCACGCGACACAGGTCTTGGCTTCTTATGTCACGAGATACAAGTCTTGGCAGCAATTAGTCATGTTTCACCTGTAAAAAAATAGACAGCAATTAGTCATGTTCCAAGCGCAAGTAGCCAAGAAAATACAAACCAACAAAGACCCCAAAGTTATGATTGAACACAAGCACCAACAAAGACCACAAAGTTAAAGATTGAACACAAAGTGATGATATTATGATTGAACACGAAGACCACAAAGTTACAGACGCAGACACAAACCAAAAGCGTAAAGAGAGGCATAATCAGACACTGAATCTAGAGACGCATAGCTAGACACTGAAACTAAGCCAACATGTCATTAATAAGCTTGTTTTTCAAAGCAAGTTCTAGTTCATCTAATGGCTCTTTCTTAGCAATGAGGCTGTCAAGCAATTTCTGCTTGTTCAACTTGTCCTTGAACTCAAAGTCCTTCTGCTTAATCTCCCAAATGCTCTTAAACTCCCTTCCTTCCTCTTCCAACGTCACCTTCCTCACAGACCTTTTAGCTTTTGCCTTCGCTGCTTTAACACCAACAGGCCGTGAGCCTTGATCATCCTCTCCTGCCACAGAGGTTGATGATTGGGCAGATTGGTCATCTAGGTTCCTTCTTTTTGAGACCACTTTGTCTTTAGTACATGAAGCTCCACACCATTTCTGATCATGGCGAAGCTCCAACCACGCATGCTCGAGCGTAAACTTGACCTTGTAGTCATTGAAGAATATCTCATGCGCCATCTTCAAAACATCATCCTCATTCATCCCATTGGATCTAGCTTTTGTTGCAGCTTCATAACACCCAATAAACTTACATAGACCGTCGTTGATCTTCCCCCACCTTTGCTTACAGTTAGCTGGCTCTCTCTTCTGCAAAGCAGAAAGCTTTGGACTAGATGCAACATAGGCCGCAATCCGTTTCCAAAAAGCTATTGCCTTCTGCTCATTCCCCACGACAGGATCCTTGGAGGTATTCAGCCAAGCACTGATGAGCACGAGATCTTCAGTTGGTGACCACTTCCTTCTTTCTTTACGGTGAGAGACAATGTGTTCTTCTTCGTTTGCATCTTCAGCCCACTGTGTACCAAACACAGAGGCATCCGATGGAAGCTCTATACTAGGAGTGACAAAGGAGAAGGAGGTGTTTGGTTGTTGTCTGTTTAAGAGGTTTTGAAAGCTACAAGGTGTGCTAAAAGGATCCATggcgaagaagaaggagaagatacAAAAAAGAAGGAGATACGAAGAAGGAATTAAGGAGATACGAAGAAGGAGATACGCATTAACTTGTTGAAACAAGTTAGATAGATTTTAAAGGGAAGTTTAAGTTAAGAGATTTTAATGGCACAACCACCAAACAGAGCATTGCATTAATAACATCAACGCAACTAACAAATACCATCAGACTAAAGTCCATTTAATTGATAAACCTATCTAACAAAGCATTGCATTGAAATTCAACCAACAAAACTAAATGTAAATCACTTCATGCTAGTCAATATCTAAACACGCAACTACCAGATACCAGCATACACTGAACTCCATTTAATTCTACCTAATATATATCTAACATCTACTTAAAAGAAAAGTGTACTAACCTCTTGCTTTGATGAAGTTGAATCCGTCTCTTAGAGACTCGTGTGGGTTCCATTGCCTCTTCCACACAACACCAATCCTTACACAACCAACAAAGACAGAACAAAGTAAAATGTGTAAGAAAACAGACGCAATATCTATAAATCATGAATCAATATTGAGAAAACAGAAGCAAACAAGATTCTAAAACATGGATCGAACACAAACAAGATTCACATTCATTAATCTCAACAACATAAACAAGGATCGAACACAAACAAGATTCTAAAACATGAACCTCATCTAAGATTGTCAAACACATCTCAAAACGATTCCACCTTTCTCGACAAAACGATGAGATCACAACAATTTCACAAAAACCGATAAtgcaaaatagaatttttatgaacaaaaagaaaaacttacacTCGGAATCGAGAGAGAAGACAGAGGGAGACAGACGACGCATGCATCGAGAGAGACGCCGGACCGAGAGAGACGACGGAGAAGATGGACCGACATCGACGACGGAGCGAGAGTGACGACGGAGAAGATGGATAGACAGAGAAGATGGATCGACAGAGACGACGGCGCGAGAGCGACGATGGACGGAGAGAGACGACAGACGGAGAGAGACGACGGACAGAGAGAGACGACGGACGGAGAGA
Protein-coding regions in this window:
- the LOC125585192 gene encoding glutathione S-transferase T3-like — its product is MDPFSTPCSFQNLLNRQQPNTSFSFVTPSIELPSDASVFGTQWAEDANEEEHIVSHRKERRKWSPTEDLVLISAWLNTSKDPVVGNEQKAIAFWKRIAAYVASSPKLSALQKREPANCKQRWGKINDGLCKFIGCYEAATKARSNGMNEDDVLKMAHEIFFNDYKVKFTLEHAWLELRHDQKWCGASCTKDKVVSKRRNLDDQSAQSSTSVAGEDDQGSRPVGVKAAKAKAKRSVRKVTLEEEGREFKSIWEIKQKDFEFKDKLNKQKLLDSLIAKKEPLDELELALKNKLINDMLA